The Sporosarcina sp. ANT_H38 DNA segment TAAGGAGTAAGGCCTTTTTGTTGGTTTTTTCAATATCAAGTAATATTAAACTATACCCATATAGTTTTTCGAATCTTTTTTCAATTAGTTCTTTAAATTTTATAAGTCTCAGCAAGGAACTAGAAGAAATAGATTCATCTTTTCCAATACTCCTATATTCGATTAATAAGTCCTGAATTGATTTATATTCCTTTTCCCAATCTTCAACACATTTAAAAATAAGCGATATGTTTAGCTTAAACGAATCTGATATCTCTTCTCTAACTTTCATTTGAACACCCCTAAGTTATATTAGTAATTGCCACTCAGTGTTATAATATTATTACAATTCAATTATACAGGAGGAATTAACAATGGATTCCAAACAGCTAATTATTCTGAATTTAGAGGAAGTTAGAAGAAGAAGTCTCAAAATATGGATGGGTATTCCAATAAACCTTCTTGATTGGAAGCCTGATAAAGATGCAATGTCTTTTAAACAAGTTATAAGACATGTATTAGAAAGTGAATACGATTATCACCAAATTTTGTTAGAAAATGATTTAAAAAACGATTCTCCATATAACTTAAAACCATTCTTATCTATCGAAGAGGAAATAGAATTTTCTGGAAAGTATAGAAAAGACTTTTTTAACACTATTAACTCTTATTCAATTGATGATTTTATAAATATTAAAATCGATAGAACAGATGTTGGATATGTAAGAACACTCGGAGATATGTTGCTAAGGATTGCATATCATGAATCCATCCATAGCGGTCAAACTTTACAATCATTAAGGACCGTAGGAGTCGAACGTCCGGATATTTGGGATTAAACATTTTTAAATTACAAATTACTTTGATATCGATCGTTTAGCCAAAGCTTGTACCATACATAACTTAATTTGATGTGGGTGCGTACTATAATTCAACTCAAAGTGTTTGCTAATCCTGTAACGGTGATAGTTAAAATGTATGACAAATTTTAGGTCCCCATCCCATGCTGGAAAGCTTGAAGCTAGTCATAGTAAGGGTTGAAAGTTAAGAAGGAATTCGATCGCTGAACGACCTAAATTATAGAAAAACAGCCACTACCTAACCGGTAGTGGCTGTTCATGATTCTTTTTAGCGTTCCATATCCCATCTGTTTTCTCGTTTTTTACCTTTCCCTTTGCCACGCTGGAGCTGCTGCTGTCTAGTTGATCTTTCCTGTTCTCTTCCTGCCTGTTCAATCCCTTTAACAATTGCGTCTAAAATACCCAAACCATTTAGTGCGGTTTTAATTAGCCCATTAAATTCAGGAATTCGAACTTGCATATCCTCATAAGTTTTGCTCTGCTTTTCAAAATCAGTTCTTCCAGTAATACCTTCTCGTTTCATGTAATTCTCGTAGCTATCTCGGGCAATAACAGCCTTTTCATACTCGTTTTTGGTTGATTTTGAAACAAACATTTTTGAAAATGAATTTTTATTTTTGTAGTTTTCAACAATGTCACGATATTTTTCATAATCCTTCAGATAGTTTTCAGCACGATGTAAACGTGAACTGTATTGTTCTGTGTAAGAAACTTTATCTTTAAGTTGCTTGATCTCTTGATGTTTATTGGTCACAAACTTTTCAGTCGCTTCGACAGGAACAATTTTTCCGTTCTTTTTATTAACTTCATTCAACTTGTGAGCTGTTTCATAGCTCATATACTGCATTTCAGATCGTTCGGGGTAGTTAAATGCCACTTGACGGACAAAACCGTTTTTAAGGGCATTCTCGGCATTACTAAGGGCATCAATTTCACGAGCAATCTGTTGACGCTGACTTCGATTTGTTTCAATTAGTCCTGGGCGCTCTGTTTCAGATTTGGCCTGAACCTGTTTAAATTCAATTTCAGTTTCGAATCCAAGCTTTTCACGATGGTAATTTAGTTTTTCTTCAAGCCCGTTAATTTGGTTGAGACAATCAGAAATAACCCCTTCGGCATGTTCTTTTATTGTGCGATTGTCTTTGAATTTCAACGGGTTTAACCAGTTGATTTGTTCAATTTTTTGCAGTTGTTCTTGAATCCTGCCTTGGTTGTGTGCAATCGATTTATATTGAGAGGCAGCTTCATTTATCGTTTGACTTTTCCAAAGAAGAAA contains these protein-coding regions:
- a CDS encoding DinB family protein, encoding MDSKQLIILNLEEVRRRSLKIWMGIPINLLDWKPDKDAMSFKQVIRHVLESEYDYHQILLENDLKNDSPYNLKPFLSIEEEIEFSGKYRKDFFNTINSYSIDDFINIKIDRTDVGYVRTLGDMLLRIAYHESIHSGQTLQSLRTVGVERPDIWD